A window of Dyella terrae contains these coding sequences:
- the rpe gene encoding ribulose-phosphate 3-epimerase — protein sequence MTPIIAPSILSADFARLGENTAKVLADGADWVHFDVMDNHYVPNLTIGPMVLKALRDYGITAPIDVHLMVKPVDRIIPDFAKAGASVISFHPEASEHVDRTIGLIKDSGCQAGLVFNPATPLSWLDHVIDKLDLVLIMSVNPGFGGQKFIPGALDKLREVRRRIDETGRDIRLEIDGGVTADNIGQIAAAGADTFVAGSAIFNAPDYKAVIDAMRRQIG from the coding sequence ATGACCCCGATCATCGCCCCCTCCATCTTGTCCGCCGATTTCGCCCGCCTGGGCGAAAACACTGCCAAGGTCCTGGCCGATGGCGCCGACTGGGTGCATTTCGACGTGATGGACAACCATTACGTGCCCAACCTGACCATTGGCCCCATGGTCCTGAAGGCGCTGCGCGATTACGGCATCACCGCGCCGATCGACGTGCACCTGATGGTCAAGCCGGTGGACCGCATCATCCCGGACTTCGCCAAGGCTGGCGCCAGCGTGATCAGCTTCCATCCGGAGGCCAGCGAGCACGTCGACCGCACCATCGGCCTGATCAAGGACTCGGGCTGCCAGGCCGGCCTGGTCTTCAATCCGGCCACGCCGCTCAGCTGGCTCGACCATGTGATCGACAAGCTGGACCTGGTGCTGATCATGTCGGTGAACCCCGGTTTCGGCGGCCAGAAGTTCATCCCGGGTGCGCTGGACAAGCTGCGCGAGGTGCGCCGGCGCATCGATGAGACCGGTCGCGACATCCGCCTGGAGATCGACGGCGGCGTGACGGCGGACAATATCGGCCAGATCGCGGCTGCGGGCGCAGATACCTTCGTGGCCGGCTCGGCCATCTTCAATGCCCCGGACTACAAGGCCGTCATCGACGCGATGCGTCGCCAAATCGGCTGA